A window from Schistosoma haematobium chromosome 1, whole genome shotgun sequence encodes these proteins:
- the HPF1_1 gene encoding mannoprotein (EggNog:ENOG410V7G5~COG:S), giving the protein MRGKSRKRSSKVIIEKQKPKVSKIVSEEESPISDYPISDEIQRRISMIGQGFHLKCSPDFPLFYEFCETLRADAPLEALLDVGFRLVGPFEILHLGSKEPVKNGQWSNYYRFYHDPPEFVTVIICTTEQYHIGYFRDSCESKPFLAKSTPMSNGVLEYCGQNLFACLRSILQEKCAESTDLLKSLIEFASFKNIPTGLSSFCKLSTIYVIWLKI; this is encoded by the exons ATGAGAGGAAAGTCGAGGAAGCGCAGCTCAAAGGTCATTATTGAGAAACAGAAACCAAAAGTTTCCAAGATAGTTTCTGAAGAAGAAAGTCCAATATCTGATTATCCAATTTCCGATGAAATCCAAAGGCGTATTTCTATGATTGGTCAAGGATTTCATCTCAAGTGCTCTCCAGACTTTCCATTGTTTTACGAGTTTTGTGAAACTCTTCGTGCCGACGCCCCACTTG AAGCACTATTAGATGTCGGATTTCGTCTGGTTGGTCCATTTGAAATACTTCATTTAGGATCAAAGGAGCCAGTCAAAAATGGCCAATGGTCAAATTATTACCGTTTTTATCACGATCCTCCGGAGTTTGTGACAGTGATTATATGCACTACTGAACAATACCATATAGGCTACTTCCG GGATTCATGCGAATCTAAACCATTTCTTGCCAAATCAACGCCTATGTCCAATGGAGTCCTAGAGTATTGTGGTCAGAATTTGTTTGCTTGTCTAAG GTCTATCCTGCAAGAAAAATGTGCTGAATCTACTGACTTGTTAAAAAGTCTTATTGAATTTGCATCTTTTAAGAATATCCCAACAGGTTTATCATCATTTTGTAAGCTATCTACAATTTATGTGATATGGCTAAAGATATGA
- the HPF1_1 gene encoding mannoprotein, variant 2 (EggNog:ENOG410V7G5~COG:S~BUSCO:EOG091G0Q27), protein MRGKSRKRSSKVIIEKQKPKVSKIVSEEESPISDYPISDEIQRRISMIGQGFHLKCSPDFPLFYEFCETLRADAPLEALLDVGFRLVGPFEILHLGSKEPVKNGQWSNYYRFYHDPPEFVTVIICTTEQYHIGYFRDSCESKPFLAKSTPMSNGVLEYCGQNLFACLRSILQEKCAESTDLLKSLIEFASFKNIPTDMKDRKKRQVCATTNHIGLMIDVTKNDIGYRPLNISYAELNKRLEDIVSEKSKERQLIKFAPIDELITCVQFANDEGDFGQGLELGLSILAFHPKAQPLETANIFNNKIKHLLSVGYTLANRKEFSQVIQSHMDDRRIEPLTFT, encoded by the exons ATGAGAGGAAAGTCGAGGAAGCGCAGCTCAAAGGTCATTATTGAGAAACAGAAACCAAAAGTTTCCAAGATAGTTTCTGAAGAAGAAAGTCCAATATCTGATTATCCAATTTCCGATGAAATCCAAAGGCGTATTTCTATGATTGGTCAAGGATTTCATCTCAAGTGCTCTCCAGACTTTCCATTGTTTTACGAGTTTTGTGAAACTCTTCGTGCCGACGCCCCACTTG AAGCACTATTAGATGTCGGATTTCGTCTGGTTGGTCCATTTGAAATACTTCATTTAGGATCAAAGGAGCCAGTCAAAAATGGCCAATGGTCAAATTATTACCGTTTTTATCACGATCCTCCGGAGTTTGTGACAGTGATTATATGCACTACTGAACAATACCATATAGGCTACTTCCG GGATTCATGCGAATCTAAACCATTTCTTGCCAAATCAACGCCTATGTCCAATGGAGTCCTAGAGTATTGTGGTCAGAATTTGTTTGCTTGTCTAAG GTCTATCCTGCAAGAAAAATGTGCTGAATCTACTGACTTGTTAAAAAGTCTTATTGAATTTGCATCTTTTAAGAATATCCCAACAG ATATGAAGGATCGAAAGAAACGTCAAGTGTGTGCCACAACAAACCATATAGGTTTAATGATCGATGTGACTAAGAATGACATTGGATACCGTCCTTTAAATATTTCTTACG CTGAACTAAACAAAAGACTGGAAGATATTGTCAGTGAGAAGTCAAAAGAACGGCAGTTAATTAAATTTGCTCCAATCGATGAGTTGATTACCTGTGTTCAGTTTGCCAACGATGAAGGAGATTTTGGTCAAGGTTTAGAATTGGGCTTATCAATATTAGCATTTCATCCTAAAG ctCAACCGCTAGAGACAGCAAAcatatttaacaataaaattaaacatttattgTCTGTCGGTTATACTTTAGCCAATAGAAAGGAATTCAGTCAAGTAATTCAGTCTCATATGGATGACAGACGTATTGAACCACTAACTTTCACATAA